In Vibrio gangliei, a single window of DNA contains:
- the chrA gene encoding chromate efflux transporter produces MLELFKIFFVLGWVSFGGPAAHIGYFRKTFVEKLNWMSEAQYAQLIALSQCLPGPGSSQIGFAIGYQRYGLIGGFIAFLGFTLPSILLMIILASVSQNLFSTTWMQGIIYGLKLLAVVVVCDATLTMFKQFCQSRLHRVLCVMTACVCLLWPSAISQILCLMIAALLCRILHSQSLMHSQSPAHSQTPQSSSDASSTTINTAPFSLTAKTAVILFSILFILVLFVPQSNGIIGIFKDFYLTGSLVFGGGHVVLPLLQSSIGQQLSSDTFLTGYAAAQAMPGPMFTFATFLGYALLPNSPIIGALVATIAIFLPGFLLVIGFIHQWQSLMQKPSVMPMVSAVNAAVVGLLLAALYQPIFISAVHYNVDFVAVLLGLLIIRNFRLPIVGLVALFALLGVLMSF; encoded by the coding sequence ATGCTCGAACTGTTCAAAATCTTCTTTGTCCTCGGCTGGGTTAGCTTTGGTGGCCCTGCTGCGCATATCGGCTACTTCCGCAAAACCTTTGTTGAAAAACTCAATTGGATGAGCGAAGCGCAATACGCTCAATTAATTGCATTAAGTCAATGTTTACCCGGCCCCGGCTCAAGCCAAATTGGGTTTGCCATTGGTTATCAAAGGTACGGCTTGATTGGTGGCTTTATCGCTTTTTTAGGCTTTACTCTGCCATCTATCCTATTGATGATCATTCTGGCTTCTGTCAGCCAAAATCTGTTCAGTACCACATGGATGCAAGGCATCATTTATGGTTTAAAATTGTTGGCAGTGGTCGTGGTTTGTGATGCAACTTTGACCATGTTTAAGCAATTTTGCCAATCCAGATTGCACCGTGTGCTTTGCGTGATGACCGCTTGCGTTTGTTTATTATGGCCCTCGGCAATCAGCCAGATCCTTTGCCTCATGATTGCCGCCCTGTTATGCCGAATCCTGCACTCGCAAAGCCTAATGCACTCACAAAGTCCAGCACACTCACAAACTCCACAAAGTTCATCAGACGCTTCATCGACCACAATCAATACTGCGCCCTTTTCACTCACAGCAAAAACAGCGGTTATCCTTTTTAGCATTCTATTTATATTGGTGCTGTTTGTTCCGCAGTCCAATGGAATCATCGGCATCTTCAAAGACTTCTACTTAACGGGTAGCCTAGTGTTTGGTGGTGGACATGTGGTTCTGCCGCTATTGCAATCCAGCATAGGCCAACAGTTATCGAGCGACACTTTTCTCACCGGTTATGCAGCAGCGCAAGCCATGCCTGGGCCAATGTTTACCTTTGCCACTTTTTTGGGCTACGCACTTCTGCCGAACAGCCCAATAATTGGGGCATTAGTAGCAACCATCGCGATCTTCTTACCAGGATTTTTATTAGTGATAGGCTTTATTCATCAATGGCAGAGTTTGATGCAAAAACCGTCCGTCATGCCAATGGTCTCGGCGGTGAATGCAGCGGTAGTCGGTTTACTACTGGCTGCGCTTTATCAACCCATTTTTATCAGCGCCGTCCACTACAATGTTGATTTTGTCGCGGTATTGCTCGGCTTACTGATCATCAGGAATTTTCGCCTACCCATTGTCGGTCTAGTGGCTTTATTTGCGTTATTGGGCGTTCTAATGTCGTTTTGA